A genomic stretch from Mycobacterium malmoense includes:
- a CDS encoding 3'(2'),5'-bisphosphate nucleotidase CysQ has protein sequence MTDAALAADLAAEAGELLLKVREEVGFGHPWALGDAGDSLANALILRRLHAERPDDAVLSEEAHDDLVRLRRDRVWIVDPLDGTREFSTAGRDDWAVHIALWQRPTGGQREITDAAVALPARGNMVYRSDTVTAARARVGIPHTFRIAVSATRPPAVLHRMRQTLSIQPVAIGSAGAKAMALIDGDVDAYVHAGGQWEWDSAAPAGVVMAAGMHASRLDGSPLRYNQPDPYLPDFLMCRAEVAPVLLGAIREA, from the coding sequence ATGACTGATGCCGCACTGGCCGCCGATCTCGCCGCGGAGGCGGGGGAGTTGCTGCTGAAAGTGCGCGAGGAGGTCGGTTTCGGTCATCCCTGGGCTTTGGGCGACGCGGGTGACAGCCTGGCAAACGCGCTGATCTTGCGACGGTTGCACGCCGAGCGGCCCGACGACGCGGTGCTCAGCGAGGAGGCGCACGACGATCTGGTCCGGCTGAGACGCGACCGGGTGTGGATCGTCGACCCGTTGGACGGCACCCGCGAGTTCTCCACTGCCGGACGCGACGACTGGGCGGTTCACATCGCGTTGTGGCAGCGTCCCACCGGCGGCCAGCGCGAAATCACCGATGCCGCAGTGGCATTGCCGGCCCGCGGGAACATGGTGTACCGCAGCGACACGGTGACAGCCGCCCGCGCGCGTGTCGGCATTCCCCACACCTTCCGGATTGCCGTCAGCGCCACTCGCCCGCCCGCCGTGCTGCACCGCATGCGCCAGACGCTGTCCATCCAACCCGTGGCGATCGGCTCGGCCGGCGCCAAAGCGATGGCCCTCATCGACGGCGACGTCGACGCCTATGTGCATGCCGGTGGCCAGTGGGAATGGGATTCGGCGGCGCCGGCCGGGGTGGTGATGGCCGCCGGCATGCACGCGTCGCGGTTGGACGGGTCGCCGTTGCGCTACAACCAGCCCGACCCCTACCTGCCCGACTTCCTGATGTGTCGCGCCGAGGTGGCGCCGGTCCTGCTCGGTGCCATCCGCGAGGCGTGA
- a CDS encoding SCO1664 family protein yields the protein MNPGNNERHERQVLRDGELTVLGRIRSASNATFLCEATLGECSVHCVYKPVSGEAPLWDFPDGTLAGRELAAYLVSARLGWNIVPYTVIRHGPAGPGMLQLWVGQPGDTADSDPRPGPELVDLFPANTVQAGYLPVLRAYDYAGDEVVLMHADDIRLWRMAVFDVLINNADRKGGHVLRDIEGHIYGVDHGVCLHVENKLRTVLWGWAGKPVDYQTLEAVAGLAEALGGSLGDELAGHITRAEIAALRGRALALLDNPVMPGPNRHRPIPWPAF from the coding sequence ATGAATCCCGGGAATAACGAGCGTCACGAACGCCAGGTGTTGCGGGACGGCGAGCTGACGGTCCTCGGACGCATCCGCTCGGCCAGCAACGCCACCTTCCTGTGCGAGGCGACGCTCGGCGAGTGCAGCGTGCACTGCGTCTACAAGCCGGTCTCCGGTGAGGCGCCGCTGTGGGATTTTCCCGACGGAACCCTGGCCGGCCGCGAACTCGCCGCCTACTTGGTGTCGGCGCGGTTGGGGTGGAACATCGTGCCCTACACGGTGATTCGTCACGGGCCGGCGGGCCCGGGCATGCTGCAGCTGTGGGTGGGGCAGCCCGGCGACACCGCCGATTCCGATCCCCGGCCGGGGCCCGAGTTGGTGGACCTGTTTCCCGCCAACACCGTGCAGGCGGGTTATCTGCCGGTGCTGCGGGCCTACGACTACGCCGGTGACGAGGTCGTCCTGATGCACGCCGACGACATCCGCTTGTGGCGGATGGCGGTGTTCGACGTGCTGATCAACAACGCCGACCGCAAGGGCGGCCACGTCCTGCGCGACATCGAGGGCCACATCTACGGCGTCGACCACGGGGTGTGCCTGCATGTGGAGAACAAGCTGCGCACGGTGCTGTGGGGCTGGGCGGGCAAGCCGGTCGACTACCAGACCCTGGAGGCCGTCGCCGGGCTCGCCGAGGCTCTTGGCGGTTCGCTCGGCGATGAACTGGCCGGGCACATCACCCGTGCGGAAATCGCCGCGCTGCGCGGCCGCGCCCTCGCGCTGCTGGACAACCCGGTCATGCCCGGGCCCAACCGGCACCGCCCCATTCCGTGGCCGGCGTTCTAG
- a CDS encoding DUF3090 domain-containing protein gives MARAIHVFRTPDRFVAGTVGQPGNRTFYIQAVGDSRVVSVVLEKQQVAVLAERIGALLLEVNRRFGTPVPPEPTEVDDLSPLITPVDAEFRVGTMGLGWDSEAQTVVVELLAVTDAEFDASVVLDDTEEGPDAVRVFLTPESARQFATRSNRVISAGRPPCPLCDEPLDPEGHICARANGYKRSALLGPDDESRE, from the coding sequence ATGGCCCGCGCAATTCATGTCTTCCGCACGCCCGACCGCTTCGTGGCCGGCACCGTTGGCCAGCCCGGAAATCGTACCTTCTACATCCAGGCGGTGGGCGATTCCCGAGTGGTGTCAGTGGTATTGGAGAAGCAACAGGTCGCGGTGCTGGCCGAGCGCATCGGTGCGCTGCTGCTCGAGGTGAATCGCAGGTTCGGCACACCGGTTCCGCCGGAGCCCACCGAGGTCGACGACCTGAGTCCGTTGATCACGCCGGTCGACGCGGAGTTCCGGGTCGGGACCATGGGCCTGGGCTGGGATTCGGAGGCCCAGACCGTGGTGGTCGAATTGTTGGCCGTCACCGACGCCGAGTTCGACGCCTCGGTGGTGCTCGACGACACCGAGGAGGGGCCCGACGCGGTGCGGGTGTTCTTGACGCCGGAGTCGGCGCGGCAGTTCGCCACTCGCTCCAATCGCGTCATCTCGGCCGGGCGTCCGCCGTGCCCGCTGTGCGACGAACCGTTGGACCCGGAGGGCCACATCTGCGCGCGCGCCAACGGTTATAAGCGCAGCGCGCTACTCGGGCCTGACGATGAATCCCGGGAATAA
- a CDS encoding histidine phosphatase family protein, producing the protein MTVILLRHGRSTSNTAGILAGRSEGVDLDDKGREQAAGLIDRIGDLSIRAVVSSPLLRCRRTVEPLAEALCLEPLIDDRLAEVDYGEWTGRKIGELAKEPLWRVVQAHPSAAVFPGGEGLAQVQARAVAAVREHDRRLGLEHGGDALWVACSHGDVIKAVVADAYGMHLDGFQRVTADPGSVSVIRYTALRPFVLHVNHTGARLAAALRAGPPPKNEPERDGAPSTDAVVGGSTN; encoded by the coding sequence GTGACCGTCATCCTGTTACGGCACGGCCGCTCCACGTCGAACACCGCGGGCATTCTGGCCGGCCGCTCCGAGGGCGTCGACCTCGACGACAAGGGCCGCGAGCAAGCCGCCGGCCTGATCGATCGGATCGGCGACCTGTCGATTCGGGCGGTGGTCAGTTCGCCGCTGCTGCGGTGCCGGCGCACCGTCGAGCCGCTCGCCGAGGCGCTGTGCCTCGAGCCGCTGATCGACGACCGGCTCGCCGAGGTGGACTACGGGGAATGGACGGGCCGCAAAATCGGCGAATTGGCGAAGGAGCCGTTGTGGCGGGTGGTCCAGGCCCATCCCAGCGCGGCCGTGTTCCCCGGCGGGGAGGGTCTGGCGCAGGTGCAGGCGCGCGCGGTGGCCGCCGTCCGCGAACACGACCGGCGGCTGGGCTTAGAACATGGCGGCGACGCGCTGTGGGTGGCTTGTAGTCATGGTGACGTCATCAAGGCCGTCGTCGCCGACGCCTACGGCATGCACCTGGACGGGTTCCAGCGCGTCACGGCCGACCCGGGATCGGTGAGCGTCATCCGCTACACCGCGCTGCGGCCGTTCGTGTTGCACGTCAACCACACCGGTGCGCGGCTGGCCGCCGCATTGCGGGCCGGGCCCCCGCCCAAGAACGAGCCGGAGCGTGACGGGGCGCCGTCGACCGACGCGGTGGTCGGCGGCTCCACGAATTAA
- a CDS encoding SDR family oxidoreductase, with product MTSLQGKVVFITGGARGIGAEVARRLRNKGANLVLTDLDEAELAELAAELGEDRVQTAVADVRDLPAMQAAAARAVERFGGIDVVVANAGIASYGSVLQVDPEAFKRVLDVNVLGVFHTVRATLPAVIDRRGYVLIVSSLAAYTAAPGWAAYNASKAGVEILANALRLEVGHLRVSVGSAHMSWIDTALVRDTKTDLPAFGELLARFPWPLNKTTTVDRCADAFVKGIERRADRIYCPRWVGLFRWLKPVLSTTVGELPLRKATAELLPRLDAEVAALGRSMSASNVELSRQNRGFPPQPH from the coding sequence ATGACGTCGCTGCAGGGCAAAGTCGTGTTCATCACCGGCGGCGCACGGGGCATCGGGGCCGAGGTCGCCCGTCGGCTGCGCAACAAGGGCGCCAACCTGGTCCTGACCGACCTCGACGAAGCCGAGCTGGCCGAGCTGGCCGCCGAACTCGGCGAAGACCGGGTGCAGACCGCGGTCGCCGACGTGCGCGACCTGCCCGCCATGCAGGCCGCGGCCGCCCGGGCCGTCGAACGCTTCGGCGGCATCGACGTCGTCGTCGCCAACGCCGGCATCGCCAGCTACGGGTCGGTGCTGCAGGTCGATCCCGAGGCGTTCAAGCGGGTGTTGGACGTCAACGTGCTCGGCGTCTTTCACACCGTGCGCGCCACGCTGCCGGCGGTGATCGACCGCCGCGGTTATGTGCTGATCGTCTCGTCGCTGGCGGCCTACACGGCGGCCCCGGGCTGGGCGGCGTACAACGCGTCGAAGGCCGGCGTCGAGATCCTCGCCAACGCGCTGCGATTGGAGGTCGGCCACCTTCGGGTCAGCGTCGGCTCCGCGCACATGTCCTGGATCGACACCGCCCTGGTCCGCGACACCAAGACCGACCTGCCCGCGTTCGGCGAACTGCTCGCCAGGTTTCCCTGGCCGTTGAACAAGACCACCACCGTCGACCGGTGCGCCGACGCGTTCGTCAAGGGTATCGAGCGCCGCGCGGACCGCATCTACTGCCCGCGCTGGGTCGGCCTGTTCCGCTGGCTCAAGCCGGTGCTGTCCACGACGGTGGGCGAACTTCCGCTGCGCAAGGCCACCGCCGAGCTGTTGCCCCGGCTGGACGCCGAAGTCGCCGCGCTCGGGCGGTCGATGTCCGCGTCCAACGTCGAGTTGTCGCGGCAAAACCGCGGTTTTCCGCCCCAGCCCCACTAG
- a CDS encoding PAC2 family protein: MSALPELHNTVVVAAFEGWNDAGDAASDALEHLETIWEADPIVEIDDEAYYDYQVNRPVIRQVDGVTRELVWPAMRISHCRPPGSDRDVVLMHGVEPNMRWRTFCAELVAIADKLNVDTVVILGALLADTPHTRPVPVSGAAYSPESAKRFGLEETRYEGPTGIAGVFQDACVAAGIPAVTFWAAVPHYVSSPPNPKATVALLRRVEDVLDVEVPLGDLPTQAEEWEQAITEMTAEDEDLAEYVQSLEQRGDAEVDMNEALGKIDGDALAAEFERYLRRRRK, encoded by the coding sequence GTGAGCGCGCTGCCCGAACTGCACAACACCGTCGTCGTGGCGGCGTTCGAGGGCTGGAACGATGCCGGTGACGCGGCCAGCGATGCGCTCGAGCACCTCGAGACCATCTGGGAAGCCGATCCGATCGTGGAGATCGACGACGAGGCGTACTACGACTACCAGGTGAATCGGCCCGTCATCCGGCAGGTCGATGGGGTCACCCGCGAGCTGGTATGGCCGGCGATGCGGATATCACACTGCCGGCCGCCGGGCAGCGACCGCGACGTCGTGTTGATGCACGGGGTGGAGCCCAACATGCGCTGGCGCACCTTCTGCGCCGAGTTGGTCGCCATCGCCGACAAGCTCAACGTCGACACCGTCGTGATCCTCGGGGCCCTGCTGGCCGACACGCCGCATACCCGGCCGGTGCCGGTCTCGGGCGCGGCCTACTCCCCCGAGTCGGCGAAGCGTTTCGGCCTCGAGGAAACCCGCTACGAGGGCCCGACGGGGATCGCCGGGGTGTTCCAGGACGCCTGCGTGGCCGCCGGGATCCCGGCGGTGACGTTCTGGGCGGCCGTGCCGCACTACGTGTCGAGCCCGCCGAACCCGAAGGCGACGGTGGCGCTGCTGCGCCGCGTCGAAGACGTGCTCGACGTCGAGGTCCCGCTGGGTGACCTGCCGACCCAGGCCGAGGAGTGGGAGCAGGCGATCACCGAGATGACCGCCGAAGACGAGGACCTGGCCGAATACGTGCAGTCGCTGGAGCAGCGCGGCGACGCCGAGGTCGACATGAACGAAGCCCTGGGCAAGATCGACGGCGACGCGCTGGCCGCGGAATTTGAACGTTATTTGCGCCGGCGGCGCAAATAA
- a CDS encoding PE family protein, with protein MSFVSTVPEVVTDAAVNLAGVGSTLEQATVAAAGPTTTLTAAAADEVSTAISQLFGAYGQQFQTLSAQAAAFHNEFVSLLSGGAAAYLSTEVANAEQSLLNAVIAPAATGTTVAASSAAIPILGGLDPILGGLNAFLTGGNLAPYIGLPPILSGLDPILGDVSSLLFTGGPIGSILATSPLGPILNGVGQDVGGVVSTLLSGGLPALLSNPFAPITQALSGVITDVPGLQGLEPLLQPLLPGLSEAGQTASGFGDPYQVLFANTSANLQSLFATWSADPFPVLREVIANQQVYAQTIAAALAAGIQNLPAELANLPAEIQAGIQGLATFNPGALLQTYINQQIGYAQTISTSLQLAATDLGNRLPVFQADLAMASQAFAAGNYTGAVNDVAEGLLNLFIAGFNTSNLSNILLVGPAGDLLPILGIPGQMAQNFTNLLLAGSIPAQMAQNYTNLVDKLTNAMISTTISLQLASSPPIVMDAYFGLPLSLAFSALGSPFAGLNALATSAATFGTAVQSGNGVAALGALIDAPAVYANGVLNGETLVDLNMPVTVAGVTIPITMHLPFDGILVPPHPITATVDLSLLGIPLPVNLTLGGTPFQGLLPELINYLPEQLATVITPAA; from the coding sequence ATGTCTTTTGTCAGCACCGTTCCCGAAGTTGTGACGGACGCGGCGGTGAATCTCGCGGGTGTCGGCTCGACGCTGGAACAGGCGACCGTGGCGGCGGCGGGTCCGACGACCACGCTCACCGCGGCGGCCGCCGACGAGGTTTCGACGGCGATCTCGCAGCTGTTCGGCGCGTACGGCCAGCAATTTCAGACGTTGAGCGCCCAGGCCGCGGCGTTTCACAACGAGTTTGTGAGCTTGTTGAGCGGCGGCGCGGCGGCCTACCTGAGCACCGAGGTCGCCAACGCCGAGCAGAGCCTCCTGAACGCGGTGATCGCGCCCGCCGCGACCGGCACGACCGTCGCCGCGAGCTCGGCCGCGATCCCGATTCTCGGCGGCCTGGACCCGATCCTGGGCGGCTTGAACGCGTTCCTCACCGGCGGGAACCTGGCGCCCTACATCGGCTTGCCGCCAATTCTTAGCGGCTTGGACCCGATCCTCGGCGACGTGAGTTCGCTGCTCTTTACCGGCGGGCCCATCGGTTCGATCCTCGCGACTTCGCCGCTGGGCCCGATCCTCAACGGCGTCGGCCAAGACGTCGGAGGCGTCGTGTCCACCCTGTTGAGCGGCGGCCTTCCCGCGCTGCTGTCCAACCCCTTCGCGCCGATTACGCAAGCCCTTTCCGGGGTCATCACGGACGTGCCCGGGCTTCAGGGGCTCGAACCCCTGCTGCAACCGCTGCTGCCGGGGCTGTCCGAGGCCGGACAAACGGCTTCCGGCTTCGGCGACCCGTACCAGGTCCTCTTCGCCAACACGAGCGCCAACCTGCAGAGCCTGTTCGCCACCTGGTCCGCCGACCCGTTCCCGGTCCTCCGGGAGGTCATTGCCAACCAGCAGGTCTACGCCCAGACGATCGCCGCGGCGCTCGCGGCCGGCATCCAGAACCTGCCCGCGGAATTGGCGAATCTGCCTGCAGAGATCCAGGCCGGCATCCAGGGCCTTGCGACCTTCAACCCGGGCGCCCTGCTGCAGACCTACATCAACCAGCAGATCGGCTACGCCCAGACGATCAGCACGTCGCTACAGCTCGCGGCCACGGACTTGGGAAACAGGCTGCCCGTCTTCCAGGCCGACCTCGCGATGGCCTCCCAAGCGTTCGCGGCGGGCAACTACACCGGTGCGGTGAACGACGTGGCGGAGGGACTCCTGAATCTCTTCATCGCCGGCTTCAATACCAGCAACCTGTCGAACATCTTGCTGGTCGGGCCCGCGGGAGACCTGCTACCCATCCTCGGCATCCCCGGCCAGATGGCGCAGAACTTCACCAACCTGCTGCTCGCGGGTTCCATCCCCGCGCAGATGGCACAGAACTACACCAACCTGGTCGACAAGCTCACGAACGCAATGATCTCGACGACCATTTCGCTCCAACTCGCATCCAGTCCGCCGATAGTGATGGACGCCTACTTCGGATTGCCGTTGTCGCTGGCGTTTTCGGCGCTCGGTTCGCCTTTCGCCGGCCTGAACGCGCTCGCGACCAGTGCGGCGACGTTCGGGACCGCAGTGCAAAGCGGCAACGGCGTCGCCGCCCTCGGTGCACTCATCGACGCCCCGGCCGTCTACGCGAACGGCGTCCTCAATGGCGAGACTCTCGTCGACCTGAACATGCCGGTGACGGTGGCCGGCGTCACGATACCCATCACGATGCACTTGCCGTTCGACGGGATACTTGTTCCGCCGCACCCGATCACGGCGACGGTGGACCTTAGCCTGCTGGGGATTCCCCTGCCGGTCAACCTCACCCTCGGCGGCACGCCCTTCCAGGGGTTGCTTCCCGAGCTGATCAACTACCTGCCCGAACAGCTCGCCACGGTGATAACGCCCGCGGCGTAG
- a CDS encoding YncE family protein, with product MAGCSSNPLQTAPPTIEPARAAQSPPVSQNPAGAVRPLAGRAAAAVFDGGTRQLAVLVPGPDPAAPASVAMFGDPHEAPRVVILPGPATALTGDGRGTAYLAARGGYFSVDLSTGRAAQVTVAEARDAEFTAIARRADGRLVLGSADGAVYTLAPQAPGAGTATVTSRNKIFARVDSLATQGNTTVVLDRGQTSVTTIGADGRVEQALRAGEGATTMVADPPGLVLVADTRGGQLLVYGIDPLILRQAYPVRGAPYGLAGSRALAWVSQTASNMVIGYDLSTGIPVERVRYPTVQQPDSLAFDEASDTLYVVSGSGAGVQIIERAGGTR from the coding sequence ATGGCCGGTTGTTCTTCGAACCCGCTCCAAACGGCACCGCCCACCATCGAACCGGCGCGGGCGGCCCAGTCGCCGCCGGTGTCGCAGAATCCGGCCGGCGCGGTGCGACCGCTGGCCGGCCGGGCCGCGGCGGCGGTCTTCGACGGCGGCACCCGCCAACTGGCCGTCCTGGTCCCCGGCCCCGATCCGGCGGCGCCCGCCAGCGTCGCCATGTTCGGGGACCCGCACGAAGCACCACGCGTCGTCATCCTGCCGGGACCGGCGACCGCGCTGACCGGCGACGGCCGTGGCACGGCCTACCTGGCGGCCCGCGGCGGCTACTTCTCGGTCGACCTGTCCACCGGCCGCGCGGCACAAGTGACGGTCGCCGAGGCCCGGGACGCCGAGTTCACCGCCATCGCGCGACGCGCCGACGGCAGGCTGGTGCTGGGCAGTGCCGACGGCGCCGTCTACACCCTTGCCCCCCAGGCACCCGGCGCCGGCACCGCGACCGTCACCAGCCGGAACAAGATCTTCGCGCGCGTTGATTCCCTTGCAACACAAGGAAATACAACGGTAGTCCTGGACCGGGGACAGACCTCGGTGACGACGATCGGCGCCGACGGCCGCGTCGAGCAGGCGCTGCGGGCCGGCGAGGGCGCGACCACCATGGTCGCCGATCCGCCGGGACTGGTCTTGGTCGCCGACACCCGCGGCGGCCAACTGCTGGTGTACGGAATCGACCCGCTGATCTTGCGTCAGGCCTACCCGGTGCGAGGGGCCCCGTACGGCCTGGCCGGCTCCCGCGCGTTGGCCTGGGTGTCCCAAACCGCGTCGAATATGGTCATTGGTTACGATCTGTCAACCGGAATCCCCGTCGAAAGGGTGCGATACCCAACCGTGCAGCAACCCGACTCGTTGGCCTTTGACGAAGCGTCGGACACCTTGTACGTGGTGTCGGGATCGGGTGCGGGCGTCCAGATCATCGAGCGCGCGGGGGGCACCCGTTGA
- the mshC gene encoding cysteine--1-D-myo-inosityl 2-amino-2-deoxy-alpha-D-glucopyranoside ligase, whose product MQAWPPAQVPVLPGRGPELRLYDTSDRQVRPVAAGTKATMYVCGITPYDATHLGHAATYLAFDLVHRQWLDLGHDVHYVQNVTDVDDPLLERAERDGVDWRELGEREVALFRQDMAALRILPPREYVGATEAIPEVIELVEKMLASGAAYVLDDEYPDVYYRADATPQFGYESGYDRDTMLRLSAERGGDPRRAGKTDELDALLWRAARPGEPSWPSPFGAGRPGWHVECAAIALSRIGSGLDIQGGGSDLIFPHHEFTAAHAECVRGERRFARHYVHAGMIGWDGHKMSKSRGNLVLVSTLRAQGVEPTAIRLGLLAGHYRADRFWDQHVLDEATARLQRWRTATALPAGPDVADVIARVRRYLADDLDTPKSLAALDGWVADALEYGGHDADAPKRVATAIDALLGVDL is encoded by the coding sequence ATGCAGGCGTGGCCCCCCGCACAGGTTCCGGTGTTGCCGGGACGCGGGCCAGAGCTACGGCTCTACGACACCTCCGACCGGCAAGTGCGCCCGGTGGCGGCCGGAACCAAAGCCACCATGTACGTCTGCGGCATCACGCCTTATGACGCCACCCATCTGGGCCACGCGGCCACCTATCTGGCGTTCGACCTGGTCCATCGGCAATGGCTGGACCTGGGTCACGACGTGCACTACGTGCAGAACGTCACCGACGTCGACGATCCGCTGTTGGAGCGCGCCGAACGCGACGGCGTGGACTGGCGAGAACTCGGCGAGCGCGAGGTCGCCCTTTTCCGCCAGGACATGGCGGCGCTGCGGATACTGCCGCCACGCGAATACGTCGGGGCGACCGAGGCGATTCCCGAAGTCATCGAGCTCGTCGAGAAAATGCTGGCGTCGGGCGCGGCGTACGTCCTCGATGACGAATACCCGGACGTCTACTACCGGGCGGACGCCACGCCGCAGTTCGGCTACGAGTCCGGCTATGACCGAGACACCATGCTGCGGCTGTCCGCCGAGCGCGGCGGTGACCCGCGCCGCGCCGGCAAGACCGACGAGCTCGACGCCCTGCTGTGGCGGGCCGCGCGGCCGGGGGAGCCCAGTTGGCCGTCACCGTTCGGCGCCGGCCGGCCCGGATGGCACGTCGAGTGCGCGGCGATCGCGCTCAGCCGCATCGGCAGCGGCCTGGACATCCAGGGCGGGGGCAGCGACCTGATCTTCCCGCATCACGAATTCACCGCCGCGCACGCCGAATGCGTCCGCGGCGAACGCCGCTTCGCCCGGCACTACGTGCACGCCGGGATGATCGGCTGGGACGGACACAAGATGTCCAAGAGCCGCGGCAACCTGGTGCTGGTGTCGACGTTGCGCGCGCAGGGCGTCGAGCCGACGGCCATCCGGTTGGGGCTGCTGGCCGGCCACTACCGCGCGGACCGGTTTTGGGACCAGCACGTGCTCGACGAGGCAACCGCCCGGCTGCAGCGTTGGCGCACGGCGACCGCGCTGCCCGCCGGCCCGGACGTCGCCGACGTCATCGCCCGGGTGCGCCGGTATCTGGCCGACGATCTCGACACTCCGAAATCCCTTGCTGCACTTGATGGTTGGGTCGCCGACGCGCTGGAGTACGGCGGCCACGACGCCGATGCGCCCAAGCGGGTGGCGACCGCGATCGATGCGCTACTCGGGGTGGATCTGTGA
- a CDS encoding quinone-dependent dihydroorotate dehydrogenase produces the protein MYRLARRLLFAVPAERIHTLVFAVLRGVTAVGVARRLLHRLLGPTDPALASTVFGVRFPGPLGLAAGFDKDGTGLHAWGALGFGYAEIGTVTARPQPGNPAPRIFRLPADRALLNRMGFNNLGAGALAIRLARHRPDIPIGVNIGKTKTTPAADAVGDYRTSARLVGPLAAYLVVNVSSPNTPGLRDLQAVDSLRPILEGVLSEAAATSTPVLVKIAPDLSDTDIDAVADLAVELGLAGIVATNTTVSRDGLATPGSDELGAGGISGPPVARRAVEVLRRLYGRVGDRLVLISVGGIETADDAWERITAGASLVQGYTGFIYGGGLWPKRIHDGIARRLRDGGFASLSDAVGSA, from the coding sequence ATGTACCGGCTCGCGCGCCGGCTGCTGTTTGCGGTCCCGGCCGAGCGCATCCACACGCTGGTTTTCGCGGTTCTGCGCGGCGTCACGGCCGTCGGCGTGGCGCGCCGGCTGCTGCACCGGCTGCTCGGCCCGACCGATCCGGCACTGGCCAGCACCGTGTTTGGGGTGCGCTTCCCGGGACCGCTCGGGCTGGCCGCCGGCTTCGACAAGGACGGCACGGGGCTGCACGCATGGGGTGCGCTGGGTTTCGGGTATGCCGAGATCGGGACCGTCACCGCCCGCCCGCAGCCCGGCAACCCGGCGCCGCGGATCTTCCGGCTGCCCGCCGACCGGGCCCTGCTGAACCGGATGGGGTTCAACAATCTCGGCGCCGGCGCGCTGGCGATCCGGCTCGCGCGCCATCGACCCGACATACCGATCGGGGTCAACATCGGCAAGACGAAGACAACCCCGGCCGCGGACGCCGTCGGCGACTACCGGACGAGCGCCCGGCTGGTCGGCCCGCTGGCCGCCTACCTGGTGGTCAACGTCAGCTCGCCGAACACGCCGGGGCTGCGCGACCTGCAGGCGGTCGACTCGTTGCGCCCCATCCTCGAGGGCGTCCTCTCCGAAGCCGCGGCGACATCAACACCGGTGCTGGTCAAGATCGCGCCCGACCTCTCCGATACCGACATCGACGCCGTCGCGGACCTGGCCGTCGAGCTGGGCCTGGCCGGCATCGTCGCGACCAACACCACGGTCTCGCGCGACGGCCTCGCCACACCGGGGTCCGACGAGCTGGGCGCCGGCGGCATCTCCGGGCCGCCGGTGGCGCGCCGCGCCGTCGAGGTGCTGCGCCGGCTCTACGGCCGGGTCGGCGATCGCTTGGTGCTGATCAGTGTCGGGGGCATCGAGACCGCCGACGACGCCTGGGAGCGGATCACCGCGGGCGCGTCGCTGGTGCAGGGCTACACCGGCTTCATCTACGGCGGGGGCTTGTGGCCCAAGCGCATTCACGACGGCATCGCCCGCCGGTTGCGCGACGGCGGATTCGCCTCGCTCAGCGACGCCGTCGGGTCGGCTTGA
- a CDS encoding DUF5703 family protein, whose product MSDEYEWVPLRLPPEVTRLSASTRLSIEAEYRGWELTRVRLYTDGSRRVLLRRKKSRLDDQRPDQPQL is encoded by the coding sequence ATGTCCGACGAATACGAGTGGGTGCCGCTGCGACTGCCGCCGGAAGTGACTCGCCTCAGCGCGTCCACCCGGCTGTCCATCGAGGCCGAATACCGTGGCTGGGAACTGACGCGGGTGCGGCTCTATACCGACGGCAGTAGGCGGGTTTTGTTGCGGCGCAAGAAATCTCGTCTCGACGACCAGCGGCCCGACCAGCCCCAACTGTGA